The DNA sequence tttaatattgttttgttagttttgtattattttgtgtgtttgttttttgttttttgcatgtttaaaatttttgggaacgtccaattacagttgTTATGCTGTCGAAATTTCGGTCGAATTAGGataaatttcattaaaaatacataaattttagataaaaaatgtaagaacttagtgaaaatttatatgTGTGGTGATTAATAAATACACATTCaaacaaataatttaataaagttttttttttcttttttagaagtTGCAAAATGGATAGAAATTGGATGAGTGCGAATAGATTATCAGCAGAGTATAAGGAAGGTGTTgacttttttttggatttttgtcATAAGCACGCAAAAAATCCAAAGTTGATTCTTTGTCCTTGTCTTAAATGTGGTAACATGGAGCGTATGAATACTAGTAAAATAAAGGAGCATTTATTTAGGAACGGAATAGACAAGAGTTATAAGGTTTGGTGTTACCACGGGGAAAATATTAGAGTTCATGGCGAGGAAACATCTAAGTCTAAGAAGGTTAAGAATGTTAACTTGGATTATCAGGATGATCACATTCCAGAAATGATAGGAGATGCACAATTTCAATCAAATGTCGATCCAttggaatttcaaaattttgtagaggATGCTGAGAAACCTATTTACCCTAATTGTAATAGGTTTACTAAATTGTCTACGCTTGTTAGATTATACAATATAAAAGGGAAACATGGGTGGAGTGATAGAAGTTTTACGGATTTACTAGCTTTTCTAGTAGAGTTATTACCTGAAGGTAATGAGATGCCTTTGTCTTTCTACGAGGCAAAGAAGACACTGTCTTCCTTAGGTATGCAATATGAAAAGATACATGCATGTCCTAATGATTGCATTCTATATCGTAAGAGTTTTGTGGATGCAATATCGTGTCCCACGTGCGGTGAGTCTAGGtggcaaaagaaaaagaattctgATGAGGTAAAGATTGGTGTCCCTGCAAAGGTATTATGGTACTTACCCCCAATACCTCGTTTGGTTCGATTCTTTCGAAATGTCAATCATGCAAAAAATTTGACCTGGCATGCCACCGATAGAAAACTAGATGGTAAGATGAGACATCCACTCGACTCCCCGCTTGGAAAACAATCGATGCTAGGTGGCCTCGAATTTGCAAATGAACCTAGGAATATCCGTCTTGGTCTTTCTGCATGGAATTAATCCACATACCACCCTTAGTAGTAAGTATAGTTGTTGGCCGCCTTTGCTTGTGATGTATAATTTACCGCCTTGGTTGGTAATGAAGAGAAAGTTCACTATGCTCACATTGTTGATATCTGGCCCTTCACTCGGTAATAACATTGATGTGTATTTAGCTCCTCTAGTTGATGATTTGAGTCAATTATGGTATGAGGGTGTTCCTGCATACGATGCCTTTAGGAATGAAGACTTTAATCTTAAGGCTATATTACTGTGGACCATAAATGATTTTCCAGCTTTTGGAAATCTTTCTGATACGGTGAAAGGGTACAATGCATGCCCGATTTGTGAGGAGAGAACATGTTCTATGTGGTTAAAACACTCGAAGAAAATGAGTTATATGGGACACCGAAAGTTTTTGCCTACAGGACATGTATTTAGGACTTGGAAAAAAGCATTCGATGGTAAGCAAGAATTAGAAATGCCGCCGTCACCTTTGCAAGGAGAAGAATTGTTAGAAAAGTTGAATAAAGTTCAATTCCACCTTGGAAAGCGAAAATTGACttcgaagaaaagaaaaggtcgGCGTGAGAAAAGTGACGTTGCCGCAAGTGAACATCGTGGGCCATGGAAAAAGAAGTCAATATTTTTTGAGCTCGAATATTGGAAGCATTTGGCGTTGCGTCATAATCTAGACGTGATGCATATTGAGAAGAATGTGTCGATGACTTGCTTAATACATTGTTCAATATTCCCGGGCGGAGTAAAGATGGAATTAAATCTCGCCTAGATTTGAAAGAATTAGGAATACGGGCCAATTTACACCCACAAGTTGTTGGTGGACGTACATTTTTACCACCGGCTTG is a window from the Cannabis sativa cultivar Pink pepper isolate KNU-18-1 chromosome 1, ASM2916894v1, whole genome shotgun sequence genome containing:
- the LOC133036308 gene encoding uncharacterized protein LOC133036308 — protein: MDRNWMSANRLSAEYKEGVDFFLDFCHKHAKNPKLILCPCLKCGNMERMNTSKIKEHLFRNGIDKSYKVWCYHGENIRVHGEETSKSKKVKNVNLDYQDDHIPEMIGDAQFQSNVDPLEFQNFVEDAEKPIYPNCNRFTKLSTLVRLYNIKGKHGWSDRSFTDLLAFLVELLPEGNEMPLSFYEAKKTLSSLGMQYEKIHACPNDCILYRKSFVDAISCPTCGESRWQKKKNSDEVKIGVPAKVLWYLPPIPRLVRFFRNVNHAKNLTWHATDRKLDGKMRHPLDSPLGKQSMLGGLEFANEPRNIRLGLSAWN